The Streptomyces cyaneogriseus subsp. noncyanogenus region CTCGTCCGTCACCTTGCCCCGGGCCAGCCCGTACCGGCCGCGGAAGGAGTCGATCATCCGCTCGATGACGGCCTCGCGGGGCAGCCCGGTCTGCCGGCGCAGCGGATCCACCCGCTTCTTCGCGCTCTTGACGCCCTTGTCGGACAGCTTCTCGCGGCCGATGCGCAGCACGTCCAGCATCTTGTCGGCGTCGATGTCGTACGACATCGTCACGTGGTGCAGCACGGCACCGGGGCCGCCGTCCGGCCCCACGATCCGCTTCTGCGCGGCCCCCGCGATCTTGCCCTGGTCGGTGGCGATGTCGTTCAGCGGCTGGTACCAGGCCCGGATCCCCATGTCGCCGAGCGCGCCCAGCACCCAGTCGTCGAGGTAGGCGTAGCTGTCCTGGAACGACAGGCCCTGCACCAGCGCCCCGGGCACGGAGAGCGAGTACGTGATCGTGTTGCCGGGTTCCACGAACATCGCGCCGCCGCCGGAGATCCGGCGGACGACCTCCACGCCGTGGCGTGCGGCGCCCTCGGCGTCGACCTCGTTGCGCAGCGACTGGAAGCTGCCGATGATCACGGCGGGGGCGCCCCACTCCCACACGCGCAGCGTCGGCGGTCGCCGCCCCGCCGCGACCTCGCCGGTCAGGACCTCGTCCAGCGCCATGTGCAGGGCCGGGGACTGGGGGCCCTCGTGGATGAGCTGCCAGTCGTAGTCCGTCCAGTCCGTGGCGTGCGCCAGGGCGCGGCGCACGGCGATGCCGACGCCCTCCGAGGTCAGCCCGTACATCACGGTCCCCTCGGGGAGCGCCGCGTCGATCCGGGCGGCCAGGGCGGCAGCGTCGGTGTCCGCCGGGGCGCCCTCCAGGGCGCGGTTCACGGCGTCGAGCGCCTCGTCCGGTTCGAGGAAGAAATCGCCCGCCACGCGCACGTGGCGCAGCACACCGTCCTCGGCCTCCACGTCCACGACGACCAGCTTGCCGCCGGGGACCTTGTACTCACCGTGCACCCGACCGTCTCTCCGTTCCCAGTCCCGCGTCCGACCGCGCCACCGCGTTCGCCGCGTCCGTCGTCGGCCGACCTCTCCTCGGCGGCCGGCACCGTCACCGATCAACGCCGGACCAGGGCGGATGATTCCCGACATGTCGCTCGCGGGCGGGTCGCCGTCGGCCCTTCGCCGCGAGGCCGGGTCTCCACTGGCTTTCGCCGCGAGGGCGGGTCACCACTGGCCCTTGGCCACGAGATAGGCGAGGCCGATGAGCCCGGCCAGGGTCAGGGCCGGGACCGCCAGCATCTTCGCCGTCGCGGTCAGGGCGTTGGCGGCCCCCGCCGACCGGGCGGTGTGGCGCTCGGCCCGCGCGCGCAGTTCGTGCCGGGCGACCGCGCCGAGGACCAGGGCCGCCGCCGCGGTGACCAGGCAGACGACGAGGGGCGGGACCATCCCGACGGCCTCCACATGGGTCTGGAGCTCGCTTCCGGGCCCCGCGGTGATCCGGTCCTTCACGGCCTCCACCGCCCGCACCGCGGCCATGACGAGCGTGATGACCGAGGCGACGGCGGTGCCCAGCGCGGCGGCGGCGAGGGCGGGGGAGAGGGCGGACCCGCGCCGGGGAGGCGGCGGAGGGGGCGGAGGCGGGGGCGGCCCGGGGCCGACCCGGACGTCGCGCGGCGGCGGCTCGTGGCCGAGCGGCGGGGACTCGCGACCGCCTGCGACGGGGGGCGTCTCCTCGCGCTCCGGCACCACCACCGCCTGGACATGGATCACCGCGTCCGCGGCGACCCCCTTCAGCACGATGTCACCGCTCAGACGCCCCTCGACCGACGGCTCCACGGAGACGTCCAGACCGTCCGCCGACTCCTCGACCCGCAGCCAGCCGTGTGTGGCGTGGGCCACGCAGCAGCGGGCCAGGGGCGGGCCGGCCAGGGCCACGGTCCGGTGCTGCGGAACCGAGTTCCGGGGCAGCGGGCCGAAGTCCAGACGGGCCGGGGAGGGCTGGAGGCGGACCTCGCGCAGGGCGCCGCTCGCCTCGTCCGCGATCTGCCGGATGTCGTTGCGCGCGACCTCCTCCAGAGCCTGACGCGCCCCTTCGGCGATGGGGAGGGACTCGTTCCGCAGCCGGGAGCGCAGCTCGGCGACGGCGCCCAGCCGGGCGAAGGCGTTCCTGCTGCCGAGCGCGCTCCTGACGGAGGGCGGCAGATCGACGGGAACGATCCTGATCCGCCGGTGCTTGCTGTACGCCAGATGGAGATCCCCCTGCATCTCGACGGTCCTGCTCGGCGTCTGGTTCGGGTTCTGCTCCCGTACGTGGTCGAAGACGTAGTCGTACAGGTCGTCCAGGGAGACCACGCCGTCGAGGTCGAGATCGGCCTCGCCCGTCCTCAGGCCCTCCACCACCGCGTGGGTGAACACCGACGGCCGGGGCTGCGCGTTCTCGGCGAGATCGGGGCCCTCGAAGGCGTACTCCATGGAGTTGGACGCCGTGATGACCGCCCAGCCGCGTCCGCTGGGCGGCTTCTCGGCGGTGAAGGACTCCAGGACGTCCACGTCCCCGGAGG contains the following coding sequences:
- a CDS encoding lipoate--protein ligase family protein codes for the protein MHGEYKVPGGKLVVVDVEAEDGVLRHVRVAGDFFLEPDEALDAVNRALEGAPADTDAAALAARIDAALPEGTVMYGLTSEGVGIAVRRALAHATDWTDYDWQLIHEGPQSPALHMALDEVLTGEVAAGRRPPTLRVWEWGAPAVIIGSFQSLRNEVDAEGAARHGVEVVRRISGGGAMFVEPGNTITYSLSVPGALVQGLSFQDSYAYLDDWVLGALGDMGIRAWYQPLNDIATDQGKIAGAAQKRIVGPDGGPGAVLHHVTMSYDIDADKMLDVLRIGREKLSDKGVKSAKKRVDPLRRQTGLPREAVIERMIDSFRGRYGLARGKVTDEELSRARELARAKFSSPAWTARVP
- a CDS encoding caspase family protein, with protein sequence MSGARHALIIANDRYDDPGLKKLRAPAQDATSLAEVLHDPEIGDFEVEVARNEPAHVIRRRIQGFFNDRRRDDTLVVHFSCHGLKSESGELYFAASDTEPRLLDATAVPAQFVRGCMARTRAGSTVLFLDCCYGGAFSKGSSSVRASGDVDVLESFTAEKPPSGRGWAVITASNSMEYAFEGPDLAENAQPRPSVFTHAVVEGLRTGEADLDLDGVVSLDDLYDYVFDHVREQNPNQTPSRTVEMQGDLHLAYSKHRRIRIVPVDLPPSVRSALGSRNAFARLGAVAELRSRLRNESLPIAEGARQALEEVARNDIRQIADEASGALREVRLQPSPARLDFGPLPRNSVPQHRTVALAGPPLARCCVAHATHGWLRVEESADGLDVSVEPSVEGRLSGDIVLKGVAADAVIHVQAVVVPEREETPPVAGGRESPPLGHEPPPRDVRVGPGPPPPPPPPPPPRRGSALSPALAAAALGTAVASVITLVMAAVRAVEAVKDRITAGPGSELQTHVEAVGMVPPLVVCLVTAAAALVLGAVARHELRARAERHTARSAGAANALTATAKMLAVPALTLAGLIGLAYLVAKGQW